In a single window of the Pseudochaenichthys georgianus chromosome 16, fPseGeo1.2, whole genome shotgun sequence genome:
- the LOC117460749 gene encoding zinc finger protein 79-like translates to MSTNGQNILFPSRSCQRSASTDLAPSANNYNASATISCKSSVKDVQQLVVVKEELLPDQQEWSTSLDQEDPEPPPHIKQEQEGEQLQELEEADITKSTFTPDPVKSEDEEEKPQSSQPHQRQTEHMETEADGDDCRGPEPAKNSDPESSLQPKTEDHTEDSFEPDTGDSSEPDTEDSADWKETRKPASGSNSLKNRHESVSDPQCSAEKKPFSCSVCKKAFSQSGHLKTHMRVHTGEKPFSCTFCEKAFAQSGHLKSHMIIHTGEIPHSCSVCKKAFSRSAHLKSHMRVHTGEKSFSCTVCNKAFSHSGSLKDHMIIHTGKKPFSCSVCKKVFSQSGNLKSHMRVHTGEKPFSCTVCKKLFSHSGHLKIHMRIHTGEEK, encoded by the exons atgagcaccaatggTCAAAACATTTTGTTTCCCTCCCGGAGCTGTCAGCgtagcgcctccacagatctggcgccctcggCGAACaactataacgccagtgcgacgaTCTCctgtaaaagctccgtaaaag acgtccagcagctggtggtggttaaagaagagcttctccctgaccagcaggagtggagcaccagtctggaccaggaggacccagagccccccccacacattaagcaggaacaggagggagagcagcttcaggagctggaggaggctgatattaccaagtccactttcactcctgaccctgtgaagagtgaagatgaggaagagaaacctcagtcctctcagcctcatcaaagacaaactgaacacatggaaacagaagctgatggagatgactgtcgaggaccagaaccagccaagaactcagatccagagagcagtttacaaccaaagactgaggaccATACTGAAGACTCTTttgaacctgacactggagactcttctgaacctgacactgaagacagtgctgactGGAAAGAGACCAGAAAACCTGCatcaggctcaaactcactgaaaaatagacatgaatctgtcagtgatccacaatgtagtgctgaaaagaaaccattcagctgctcagtctgtaagaaagctttttcacagagtggacatttaaagacacacatgagagtccacacaggagagaaaccattcagctgtacATTCTGTGAGAAAGCTTTTGCACAGAGTGGACATTTAaagtcacacatgataatccacacaggagagataccacacagctgctcagtctgtaagaaagctttttcacggagtgcacatttaaagtcacacatgagagtccacacaggagagaaatcattcagctgtacagtctgtaataaagctttttcacatagtggaagtttaaaggacCACATGATAATCCACACAGgaaagaaaccattcagctgctcagtctgtaagaaagttttttcacagagtggaaatttaaagtcacacatgagagtccacacaggagagaaaccattcagctgtacagtctgtaagaaattGTTTTCACATAGTGGACATTTAAAgatacacatgagaatccacacaggagaggaaaaatAG
- the LOC139435382 gene encoding gastrula zinc finger protein XlCGF57.1-like, with amino-acid sequence METEADGDDCRGPEPARKSDPESSLQPKTEDSSGPDTGDSSGPDTGDSSGPDTGDSSEPDTGDSSEPDTGDSSEPDTGDSSETETGDSSEPDTGDSSEPDTEDSADWKETREPASGSNSIQNRHESVSGPRRSAEKKTFCCSVCKKAFSHSGHLKSHMIIHTGEKPFSCKVCKKAFSHNVTLMKHMRIHTGEKPFSCTVCKKAFPQSGHLKSHMRIHTGEKPFTCTVCKNAFSHDGSLKDHMIIHTGEIPHSCSVCKKSFSRSGSLKSHMIIHTGEKLFSCSVCKKAFSWSGTLKSHMRIHTGEKPFSCSVCKKAFSHSGHLKRHIRVHTGEKPFSCSVCKKAFSRSGSLKDHMIIHTGEKPHSCSVCKKAFTHSGHLKTHIRVHTGEKPFSCKVCKKAFSHNVTLMKHMRIHTGEEK; translated from the coding sequence atggaaacagaagctgatggagatgactgtcgaggaccagaaccagccaggaagtcagatccagagagcagtttacaaccaaagactgaggactCTTCTGGacctgacactggagactcttctggacctgacactggagactcttctggacctgacactggagactcttctgaacctgacactggagactcttctgaacctgacactggagactcttctgaacctgacactggagactcttctgaaactgagactggagactcttctgaacctgacactggagactcttctgaacctgacactgaggacagtgctgattggaaagagaccagagaacctgcatCAGGCTCAAACTCAATACAAAATAGACATGAATCTGTCAGTGGTCCACGAcgtagtgctgaaaagaaaacattctgctgctcagtctgtaagaaagctttttcacatagtggacatttaaagtcacacatgataatccacacaggagagaaaccattcagctgtaaagtctgtaagaaagctttttcacacaatgtaactttaatgaaacacatgagaatccacacaggagagaaaccattcagctgtacagtctgtaagaaagcttttccaCAGAGTGGACATTTGAAgtcacacatgagaatccacacaggagagaaaccattcacctgtacagtctgtaagaacgCTTTTTCACATGATGGAAGTTTAAAGGACCACATgataatccacacaggagagataccacacagctgctcagtctgtaagaaatctttttcacggagtggaagtttaaagtcacacatgataatccacacaggagagaaactattcagctgctcagtctgtaagaaagctttttcatggAGTGGAACTTTAAAgtcacacatgagaatccacacaggagagaaaccattcagctgctcagtctgtaagaaagctttttcacatagtggacatttaaagagacacattagagtccacacaggagagaaaccattcagctgctccgtctgtaagaaagctttttcacggagtggaagtttaaaggacCACATgataatccacacaggagagaaaccacacagctgctcagtctgtaagaaagcttttacacatagtggacatttaaagacacacataagagtccacacaggagagaaaccattcagctgtaaagtctgtaagaaagctttttcacacaatgtaactttaatgaaacacatgagaatccacacaggagaggaaaaatAG